From the genome of Labrus bergylta chromosome 4, fLabBer1.1, whole genome shotgun sequence, one region includes:
- the LOC136178947 gene encoding mammalian ependymin-related protein 1-like yields MGTRRFFEYIFLHQSLVMFQIDQKTKDCSKISLTEAWDPLDISANSTFEDQYIIGGPGDNVEVQEWSDRKPARQHKPDETWVDVYTLKDCYPVQETYARNSSVTTSTRFFNLQLGISDPDVFTPPSTCQSARPERMSESGC; encoded by the exons ATGGGAACAAGAAG GTTCTTTGAGTACATCTTTTTGCACCAGAGCCTGGTGATGTTCCAGATCGACCAGAAGACGAAGGACTGCTCAAAGATCTCTCTGACCGAGGCCTGGGATCCCCTCGACATCTCAGCCAACTCCACCTTCGAGGACCAGTACATCATCGGAGGCCCCGGGGACAACGTGGAGGTCCAGGAGTGGTCGGACAGGAAGCCGGCACGCCAGCATAAAcctg ATGAGACCTGGGTGGACGTTTACACCCTGAAGGACTGCTACCCCGTGCAGGAGACCTACGCCAGGAACAGCAGCGTCACCACCTCCACCCGCTTCTTCAACCTGCAGCTGGGCATCAGCGACCCCGACGTCTTCACCCCGCccagcacctgtcaatcagctcGGCCTGAGAGGATGTCGGAGTCCGGCTGCTGA
- the LOC136179029 gene encoding tripartite motif-containing protein 16-like, producing MAQKGVQLGKETISCSICLDLLKDPVTVPCGHSYCMNCIKSHWDKEDEKTIYSCPQCRQDFTQRPVLRKNTMLAVLVEELKKTGLQAAPADHCFAGPEDVACDVCTGRKLKACKSCLQCPASYCEKHLQPHFEAAPLKKHKLVEPSKKLQENVCSRHDEEMKVFCRTDQQSICLLCLMDDHKGHDTVSAAAERSERQRELEVSRQNIQQRIQDREKDVKLLQQEVEAINGSADKTVGNSEKIFTELIRLMEKRRSDVKQQVRSQQQTEVSRVRELQEKLEQEIIELKRKDAELEKLSHTQDHNQFLHDYPSLSPLSESTHSSSIKICPLRYFEDVTAAVSEFRDKLQDVLREKWTNISQTVSEVDVLLSGPEPEPKTRAEFLKYSCDITLDPNTAHTQLLLSDENRKVTVMRERQSYSSHPDRFTDWWQILSKESLTGRCYWEVELRGRVFVAVTYKNISRAGSSYECGFGRNDKSWVLDCYSNSYNFWYNKVRTPVSGPQSSRVGVYLDHRAGILSFYSISETMTLLHRVQTTFTQPLHAGLGLYYSPGDSAELCKLN from the coding sequence atggcgcagaaaggagttcagctgggCAAGGAAACTATttcttgttccatctgtctggatctcctgaaggatccggtgactgttccctgtggacacagttactgtatgaactgtattaaaagccactgggataaagaggatgaaaagacaatctacagctgccctcagtgcaGACAGGACTTCACACAGAGGCCTgtcctgaggaaaaacaccatgttagcagttttagtggaggagctgaagaagactggactccaagctgctcctgctgatcactgctttgctggacctgaagatgtggcctgtgatgtctgcaccgggaggaaactgaaagcctgtaagtcctgtctgcagtgtccggcctcttactgtgagaaacaccttcagcctcattttgaagcagctccattaaagaaacacaagctagtggagccctccaagaagctccaggagaacgtctgctctcgtcatgatgaggaaatgaaagtattttgtcggactgatcagcagtctatctgtctcctctgtttaaTGGATGACCACAAAGGTCacgacacagtctcagctgcagcagaaaggagcgagaggcagagagagctcgaggtgagtcgacaaaacatccagcagagaatccaggacagagagaaagatgtgaagctgcttcaacaggaggtggaggctatcaatggctctgctgataaaacagtggggaacagtgagaagatcttcactgagctgatccgtctcatggagaaaagacgctctgatgtgaagcagcaggtcagatcccagcagcaaactgaagtgagtcgagtcagagagcttcaggagaagctggagcaggagatcattgagctgaagaggaaagacgctgaactggagaagctctcacacacacaggaccacaaccagtttctacacgactacccctcactgtcaccactcagtgaatctacacactcatccagcatcaagatctgtcctctgaggtactttgaggatgtgacagcagctgtgtcagaattcagagataaactacaggacgtcctgagagagaaatggacaaacatctcacagacagtgagtgaagtggatgttttactgtcaggaccagaaccagagcccaagaccagagctgagttcttaaaatattcatgtgacatcacactggatccaaacacagcacacacacagctgttattatctgatgagaacagaaaagtaacagtaatgAGAGAACgtcagtcttattctagtcatccagacagattcactgattgGTGGCAgatcctgagtaaagagagtctgactggacgttgttactgggaagtggagttgagaggAAGAGTTtttgtagcagtcacatacaagaatatcagcagagcagggagctcATATGAATGTGggtttggacgtaatgacaaatcttgggtgTTAGATTGTTACAGCAACAGTTATAACTTTTGGTACAACAAAGTCaggactcctgtctcaggtcctcagtcctccagagtaggagtgtaccttgatcacagagcaggtattctgtccttctacagcatctctgaaaccatgactctcctccacagagtccagaccacattcactcagcctctacatgctggactgggGTTATATTAttctcctggagactctgctgagttgtgtaaactgaactag